AAAAGATTACACGTAAACACAGAATTCTTGAAAGGTTCCTGAAAGATGTATTGAAAATCAAAGATGAAAACCTTCATGCTCAAGCTTGTGAAATGGAACACTCATTGTCTGATGAGGCTGAAAGAGCTATTTGCCATATGCTAGAACATCCTGATACATGTCCTGATGACCATTTGATTCCTGCATGTGACTTTGATTTCGCTAACTGTGATGACTGCATTAACAATCAAAATGACATTGAGGACATTGGAGTTAGGGAATTCAATTTACTGTCCATTTCCCAATTGGCTTCTGGTGAAGAAGGTGAAGTCCTGTTCATAAGAGGTGGCGATTCTTCCCTTTCTGATGCAATGGA
This uncultured Methanobrevibacter sp. DNA region includes the following protein-coding sequences:
- a CDS encoding metal-dependent transcriptional regulator, giving the protein MAKEISENIEEYLEVLYKFGSKDSYVSTTTLSRELGIAPGSVTQMLKKLEDIGYIEYVPYKGASLTDEGSKIAQKITRKHRILERFLKDVLKIKDENLHAQACEMEHSLSDEAERAICHMLEHPDTCPDDHLIPACDFDFANCDDCINNQNDIEDIGVREFNLLSISQLASGEEGEVLFIRGGDSSLSDAMDAGITIGSKIRISDSETSDYNVFIDDSQIEISRDLANNIFVKTF